A genomic region of Solibacillus isronensis contains the following coding sequences:
- the tnpA gene encoding IS200/IS605 family transposase, giving the protein MENYRHTNTTVSLLNYHFVFCPRYRRKIFLNNEVEKRFKEIVKEICDSLNTEIIAIECDRDHAYMFLNTLPTLSPADIMAKIKGVSSKILREEFPHLQHLPSLWTRSYFVSTVGNVSSETIKRYVEQQKKRG; this is encoded by the coding sequence ATGGAAAATTATAGACATACAAATACGACAGTCTCTCTATTGAATTATCATTTTGTATTTTGTCCTCGTTATAGAAGAAAAATTTTTTTGAATAATGAGGTAGAAAAAAGATTTAAAGAAATCGTTAAAGAAATCTGCGATAGCTTGAATACCGAAATCATTGCAATTGAATGTGATAGAGACCACGCATACATGTTTTTAAATACGCTGCCAACACTTAGTCCGGCAGATATAATGGCTAAGATTAAAGGGGTGTCTTCGAAAATTTTAAGAGAGGAGTTTCCGCATCTGCAACACCTCCCGAGCTTGTGGACACGTTCTTATTTCGTATCAACGGTGGGCAATGTTTCTAGCGAAACAATTAAACGATATGTAGAACAGCAAAAGAAAAGAGGTTAA
- a CDS encoding RNA-guided endonuclease TnpB family protein produces MSQTFTLQIKLMPSKEQALILKAMSENYIQTINNLVDEMVNVKQTTKKTSKDVQVDLPSAVKNQAIKDAKSIFSKVSKKKFSIVPLLKKLVCVWNNQNYSFDSTSISMPLYIDGKVKKVPIRALMKDENNRIQKALTENKLGTLRITQKKKKWIAQIALTSEPVFKNGTKIMGVDLGIKVPAVAVTSDDKISFFGNGRMNKFKKRKFRSTRKNLGKRKKIAAIKSLNDKEQRYMKDQDHKISRSIVNFAIEHKISVIRLEQLANIRQTARTSRKNEKNLHIWSFYRLAQYIEYKANLSGIQVEFVNPFYTSQTCPSCSERNKAKDRTYKCNCGFKKHRDIVGAMNIRYAPVVDGNSQSA; encoded by the coding sequence TTGAGCCAAACGTTCACACTACAAATTAAATTAATGCCATCAAAAGAACAGGCTCTAATTCTAAAGGCGATGTCCGAGAACTACATCCAAACTATCAATAATCTTGTAGATGAAATGGTCAATGTAAAACAAACAACTAAGAAGACGAGCAAAGATGTACAAGTAGATTTGCCTAGTGCTGTGAAAAACCAAGCGATTAAAGATGCGAAAAGCATTTTTAGCAAAGTAAGTAAGAAAAAGTTTTCTATTGTTCCACTATTGAAGAAATTGGTTTGTGTTTGGAACAACCAAAATTATTCATTTGATTCGACTAGTATTTCAATGCCTCTTTATATTGATGGTAAAGTTAAGAAAGTGCCCATTAGGGCATTGATGAAAGACGAAAATAATCGAATTCAAAAAGCGTTAACAGAAAATAAATTAGGGACGCTTCGCATCACGCAAAAGAAGAAAAAATGGATTGCTCAAATTGCCCTAACAAGTGAACCTGTTTTTAAAAATGGGACAAAAATTATGGGCGTTGATTTAGGGATTAAAGTTCCTGCTGTAGCTGTAACAAGTGATGATAAAATCAGTTTTTTCGGTAACGGAAGAATGAATAAATTTAAAAAACGTAAGTTTCGTTCTACCAGAAAAAACTTGGGCAAACGCAAGAAAATAGCCGCTATTAAAAGTTTAAACGATAAAGAACAACGTTATATGAAAGACCAAGACCATAAAATTAGTCGTTCGATTGTTAATTTTGCAATCGAACATAAAATTTCTGTTATTCGCTTAGAGCAGTTAGCAAACATAAGACAGACGGCAAGAACAAGCCGTAAAAACGAAAAGAATCTTCATATATGGTCGTTTTATCGTTTAGCACAATATATCGAATACAAAGCAAACCTATCAGGGATACAAGTGGAGTTCGTCAACCCTTTTTATACCAGTCAAACTTGTCCTAGTTGTTCCGAAAGGAACAAAGCGAAAGACCGTACATACAAATGTAATTGTGGTTTTAAGAAACACCGAGATATAGTCGGCGCAATGAATATTCGATATGCGCCTGTGGTTGATGGTAATAGTCAATCAGCCTAA
- a CDS encoding type IV secretory system conjugative DNA transfer family protein: protein MKQLLPQLKRSRKPSEVVDPMLLDEVEERKSIFESAIKKTLAEEKFRFKTNFRIATTTTYISLFLILPFGLISWLMNLFGFVKASPINLLPWWLVIILWVLPYVSWHYTTITIPQKEGPVIKKDWSKTPKGRKRSALFNLAPFHVMCWAVFSKFVYENYFDYLTTLNVMESHKGILLTDNLNSFLLIIFFAPIIISALGVFVQARDYMINKDLLQDHFMDWQMPYFKRYAHEYKLESIDVIVGYESDTGKPIVIKENERFLHEAIIGATGSGKTSTTLLLRIAQDLIKIATGTKDMSMVLLEPKGDAVDDVLTICKKLGIPDEKIIVIDPFKEMSYKYNPFIGERNIVANTFQGTISALTGDQDQFFKDQQNEVCKNITLLAKIRYGNKTNIRIIQQLIDDPRELANVVEHVSAFIEQNRRNTNATPIQLKELDSYEVVVNYFINQVLDYKTFRDKDEIKPVPYPPNHRHHPEQMVENKKENYISGAKKYLNDLVNEDSLRALFTSGEGDRVFDADKVLSEGGIVLVNTALGELDELSMMFGQFFIRQFQAAVFRRAKENKEENIRRIPCIFYVDEFPLYANDAFQRFLTLGRSYKVGAVIAMQSIAQLDAVGTDYRKTVMGNASHKTVFGRGPVDDNEYFSKEFGEELRVEESVNESGAPMTTDNQNWGMRMNSQKKLMPRFTPTDIRELPFKQMIVQIVDERNSIAKPKHAIGEFVHESAFVQRFMKLVESDIKSTNEREINVVSAISNSKNYIGKSDGSMMDDATNEEANQALNEFVSESEVVTENQAESTNPSTHELESIMVPVNTPQVAEPLVAHVEPVHSPKAEDAQKNSDDVFGGSEPSEEMSLNDFAVPADVVVLNDAVVVNEQPAAQKEMGSEPVQEVSPGHAIEAVMTTEQNDWLELLEEEEETTTETNPVGNDEIDFPVHGDLNEQEPTSTNEVPVFEETDLSIGFETTKDEFVPADEAPVFEETTLSIMVNEPSEPVVQEGMPSNDVPVFEETDLSIVNNVIVNDEPIYNEPVPVENVEHFPVFEKTDLSVGDIAPVQEPESALEQPTTQLNDISMPLSAVSQGVTTLNESEIQEEMPNFIDVTPIEPLPYTAEATALEQILPSEESFVIEPQPFILEESTQQAFQTSVIDTHSSDMLDQLQKEVAASKEDPSLKVTEPIEEKPANEPPKAPDKPRIIELEI from the coding sequence ATGAAACAATTACTTCCACAGTTAAAGCGGTCGCGTAAGCCAAGTGAAGTAGTTGATCCAATGTTGCTCGATGAAGTAGAAGAACGAAAATCAATATTTGAATCGGCTATTAAGAAAACATTAGCAGAAGAAAAATTTCGTTTTAAAACCAACTTTAGAATCGCTACTACAACTACATATATAAGTTTATTCCTTATCTTGCCGTTTGGTTTGATTTCATGGCTAATGAACTTATTCGGCTTTGTTAAAGCTTCGCCAATTAACTTACTTCCCTGGTGGTTGGTTATCATCTTGTGGGTGCTGCCTTATGTATCGTGGCATTATACAACGATTACCATTCCCCAAAAGGAAGGGCCAGTCATTAAGAAGGATTGGTCTAAAACGCCAAAGGGGAGAAAGCGGTCCGCGCTATTCAACCTAGCACCATTCCATGTAATGTGTTGGGCGGTCTTTTCAAAATTCGTCTATGAGAATTATTTCGATTACTTAACAACATTAAACGTAATGGAAAGTCATAAAGGGATTTTGCTAACAGATAACTTAAACTCATTTTTACTAATCATATTCTTTGCCCCAATCATTATTAGTGCATTGGGTGTGTTCGTACAAGCGCGGGATTACATGATTAATAAAGATTTATTGCAAGATCATTTCATGGATTGGCAAATGCCCTACTTTAAACGATATGCACATGAATATAAGTTAGAGAGCATTGACGTTATTGTAGGTTATGAGTCTGATACAGGTAAGCCAATTGTTATTAAAGAAAATGAACGCTTTTTACATGAGGCGATTATTGGGGCAACAGGTTCAGGTAAAACTTCAACAACTTTACTTTTACGTATAGCCCAAGACTTGATAAAGATTGCGACCGGTACAAAAGATATGTCGATGGTTCTCTTAGAGCCAAAAGGGGATGCTGTAGACGATGTACTGACAATCTGTAAAAAGCTCGGCATACCTGATGAAAAGATTATCGTGATTGATCCATTTAAAGAAATGTCCTATAAGTACAATCCTTTTATTGGGGAGCGTAATATTGTAGCGAACACTTTTCAAGGTACAATCTCCGCATTAACCGGCGACCAAGACCAATTCTTTAAAGACCAACAAAATGAGGTCTGTAAAAACATTACCTTATTAGCTAAAATCCGATACGGGAACAAAACAAACATCCGTATCATTCAGCAATTGATTGACGATCCGCGCGAGCTTGCAAATGTTGTAGAGCATGTTTCCGCTTTTATTGAGCAGAACAGACGTAATACAAATGCTACGCCTATCCAATTAAAAGAGCTGGATTCATATGAGGTAGTCGTCAACTACTTTATTAACCAAGTATTAGATTACAAGACGTTTCGTGACAAAGATGAAATCAAGCCTGTTCCTTATCCACCGAACCATAGACACCATCCGGAGCAAATGGTTGAGAACAAAAAGGAAAACTATATTTCAGGTGCTAAAAAGTATCTGAATGATTTAGTCAATGAGGATAGCTTACGTGCTTTATTTACAAGTGGAGAGGGCGACAGAGTATTTGACGCGGATAAAGTGTTAAGTGAGGGCGGAATCGTGTTAGTAAACACCGCGCTTGGCGAGCTGGACGAACTCTCAATGATGTTCGGCCAATTCTTTATACGTCAATTCCAAGCAGCCGTATTCCGTCGTGCTAAAGAGAATAAAGAGGAAAACATACGACGTATCCCTTGTATTTTTTACGTGGATGAATTCCCGTTATACGCTAATGATGCATTCCAACGATTTTTAACTTTAGGGCGTTCTTACAAAGTGGGCGCGGTTATCGCCATGCAGTCGATCGCTCAGTTAGATGCTGTTGGGACGGATTACCGAAAAACGGTTATGGGTAACGCTTCACATAAGACGGTATTCGGGCGCGGTCCAGTTGACGATAACGAATACTTCTCTAAAGAATTTGGTGAGGAATTGCGGGTAGAAGAATCAGTCAATGAATCAGGCGCACCAATGACTACGGATAATCAAAATTGGGGTATGCGTATGAACTCACAGAAGAAGCTTATGCCGCGCTTTACACCTACTGACATTAGAGAGCTGCCATTTAAACAAATGATTGTTCAGATCGTAGACGAGCGTAACAGCATAGCGAAACCAAAACATGCTATTGGTGAGTTTGTTCATGAATCCGCGTTTGTTCAACGCTTTATGAAGCTGGTTGAATCTGATATTAAGTCAACGAATGAAAGAGAAATTAATGTTGTGAGCGCTATTTCTAATAGCAAAAACTACATTGGTAAATCAGATGGCAGTATGATGGATGATGCCACTAATGAAGAAGCTAACCAAGCGTTAAATGAGTTTGTGAGTGAATCGGAAGTCGTAACGGAAAATCAAGCCGAATCAACGAACCCATCTACGCATGAATTAGAATCTATTATGGTGCCAGTTAATACACCACAGGTAGCAGAACCGCTTGTAGCACATGTTGAACCTGTTCATTCACCTAAAGCGGAAGATGCACAAAAGAACAGTGATGATGTTTTCGGCGGTAGTGAACCGAGTGAGGAAATGTCGTTGAATGACTTTGCTGTACCTGCTGATGTCGTCGTATTAAATGACGCGGTTGTTGTGAATGAGCAACCTGCAGCACAAAAGGAAATGGGAAGTGAGCCAGTACAAGAAGTTTCTCCTGGTCATGCAATCGAGGCAGTAATGACTACCGAGCAAAACGATTGGCTTGAATTATTAGAAGAAGAGGAAGAAACAACGACTGAAACAAATCCAGTTGGAAATGATGAAATTGATTTCCCTGTACATGGTGATCTGAACGAACAAGAGCCAACTTCAACAAATGAAGTACCTGTTTTTGAGGAAACAGACTTATCTATCGGCTTTGAAACAACGAAGGATGAATTTGTTCCAGCTGATGAAGCACCTGTCTTTGAAGAAACGACTTTATCAATCATGGTTAATGAGCCAAGTGAGCCAGTTGTTCAAGAGGGGATGCCCTCGAATGATGTTCCTGTCTTTGAAGAAACAGACTTATCTATCGTTAATAACGTTATCGTTAATGATGAACCGATATACAATGAGCCTGTGCCAGTTGAAAATGTTGAACATTTCCCTGTTTTTGAAAAAACAGACCTTTCAGTTGGAGATATAGCACCTGTACAAGAGCCTGAGAGTGCGCTTGAACAACCAACTACTCAACTAAATGACATTTCGATGCCTCTGAGCGCGGTTTCGCAAGGGGTAACAACATTAAATGAGTCTGAAATTCAAGAAGAAATGCCTAATTTCATTGATGTTACACCTATTGAGCCATTGCCTTATACAGCTGAAGCAACCGCGCTTGAACAAATTCTACCTAGCGAGGAATCATTTGTGATTGAGCCACAGCCATTTATTTTAGAGGAATCAACACAGCAGGCATTTCAAACGAGTGTCATTGATACGCATTCAAGTGATATGTTAGACCAACTTCAAAAGGAAGTCGCAGCAAGTAAAGAAGATCCATCACTGAAAGTTACTGAACCAATTGAAGAAAAACCGGCTAATGAACCACCGAAAGCGCCAGATAAACCACGTATTATCGAATTAGAAATTTAA
- a CDS encoding S1 RNA-binding domain-containing protein: MFVNEQQFIETRTFAMSSLYEAKNLNRYLRVECIGNEELTLGKESTLCLKVVFENIFGYIPLDLVDEYNYKSLDSFTNKQFDVMIKDIITTDTNLYDGVFFVADRKAANAMKVEQFWKRVETGQIYDALVTGVDSMFVFLNVHGVKLRMHKSDYSHTYIHDLNSEISLNETPSIRVRIMEVDKEKRDVHISKKALEMDPIQAIGTYKPGGTYGATINNIDLDRKVIFVTLKPYGLTALAQLPTANVARHIKNGSEVLFKVVDVDVAKGHVRGRISLPYMGQIARSERRGF; this comes from the coding sequence ATGTTTGTTAATGAACAACAATTTATCGAAACTCGTACATTTGCTATGTCGAGTCTTTACGAAGCTAAAAACCTGAATCGTTATCTACGTGTAGAATGTATCGGTAATGAGGAATTAACACTAGGGAAAGAAAGTACACTCTGTTTAAAAGTTGTATTTGAAAATATTTTTGGCTATATCCCATTAGATTTGGTTGATGAATATAATTATAAATCGTTAGACAGCTTCACTAATAAGCAGTTTGACGTAATGATTAAAGACATTATTACTACAGATACGAACCTTTATGATGGCGTATTCTTTGTAGCAGACCGTAAAGCTGCCAATGCGATGAAGGTAGAACAGTTCTGGAAACGTGTAGAAACAGGGCAAATCTACGATGCATTAGTAACAGGCGTTGACTCTATGTTTGTATTCCTAAATGTTCATGGCGTTAAATTACGTATGCACAAGAGCGACTACAGCCACACATATATCCATGACCTAAACAGTGAAATTTCTTTAAATGAAACACCAAGTATCCGCGTTCGTATTATGGAAGTTGATAAAGAAAAACGTGACGTACATATCAGTAAAAAAGCGTTAGAAATGGACCCAATACAAGCAATCGGGACTTACAAGCCTGGCGGGACTTACGGAGCCACTATTAATAACATTGATCTTGACCGTAAAGTAATTTTCGTAACATTAAAACCTTATGGATTAACAGCTTTAGCTCAATTGCCAACAGCCAACGTTGCTCGTCATATTAAAAACGGTAGCGAAGTGTTATTTAAAGTAGTTGATGTTGATGTAGCGAAAGGGCATGTGCGCGGCCGTATTTCACTACCATATATGGGGCAAATCGCTCGTTCAGAGCGTCGTGGATTTTAA
- a CDS encoding NYN domain-containing protein, which translates to MTKEVPVIVDEMNIMHQLHKINVKGMDWRVFFKLVSSILNTPTQSYFACANVSDDQSVFYSNRKRFFNSLAERGVNLLEGFTVLDFRRKNIEKGVDVLIALQLYKEASSGAKDIVLCSADSDLVPAVVEAQANGARVHLIVSNHTPAKELSAVVDRVISLESIVEALAAQKAVRYIDQNKPYIISKYDRDFAKSRQGVVYNDTITAVAY; encoded by the coding sequence ATGACGAAAGAAGTTCCCGTAATTGTTGATGAAATGAACATCATGCACCAATTACACAAAATTAACGTGAAGGGCATGGATTGGAGAGTATTTTTCAAGTTAGTATCCTCTATCTTGAATACACCGACCCAATCTTATTTCGCTTGTGCGAATGTGTCCGATGATCAGTCTGTTTTCTACAGCAACCGTAAACGATTCTTTAATTCACTTGCAGAGCGCGGTGTGAACTTATTAGAAGGCTTTACTGTACTTGATTTCAGACGGAAAAACATTGAGAAAGGCGTTGACGTTCTTATCGCTTTACAGCTGTATAAGGAGGCATCTAGCGGAGCTAAAGACATTGTTCTTTGTTCAGCAGATAGTGACCTTGTTCCAGCCGTAGTTGAAGCACAGGCCAATGGTGCCCGCGTACATTTAATTGTAAGCAACCATACACCTGCCAAAGAACTGAGCGCGGTTGTAGATCGAGTAATTAGCCTGGAAAGTATCGTTGAAGCATTGGCAGCACAAAAAGCTGTTCGCTACATCGATCAGAACAAGCCTTACATCATTTCTAAATACGACAGAGACTTTGCAAAAAGCCGACAAGGAGTGGTTTACAATGACACAATTACCGCAGTGGCTTATTAA
- a CDS encoding AAA family ATPase has translation MNFTTLSISQTALHACKPENFLNQVETYEGKNGHFYARVTFKDIETKGYIYVAGGTKAIAHHCKNAEKGTSCTHTVVLTAVAKHFGHEIEHMSHKAKTPEFETFEANFNAVSWTDKSAELGISKSKPAPAPVHTSVQTASTTTKRDANVGWKEIQEHLDDQRFSIALQNKIFDKRELVHATIPMHDYLMPPVKPDTPYNGEMLEIAITHILMGEHLILVGDAGTGKDTLINTVSWIFGYPVNIVVGNKDESKETLIAEPAFINNESTYKLTNLTRASFEGGLINFAEVNFLKGDVTSVFHSFFDDNGVISTPLGSYKLHPHTLFCASMNVGEGYEGVQKLNKAFKDRFAVLRLTKTASFKELITRKTGLVDVAALEFLEAIQEGLKELHIEGLATDTDTLRGYFKAAKYFLTFGYNQTSRIRAVEAYILNRVEEVEEYCEARAAVREVFNDIKLQDFPVSPDEILFNPDLAN, from the coding sequence ATGAACTTTACAACATTATCAATTTCACAAACGGCTTTACATGCTTGCAAACCAGAGAACTTTTTAAATCAAGTGGAAACGTATGAGGGTAAAAACGGACATTTCTATGCACGTGTTACTTTCAAAGACATTGAAACTAAAGGCTATATTTACGTAGCAGGCGGTACAAAAGCGATCGCTCACCACTGTAAAAATGCTGAAAAAGGGACTTCTTGTACGCATACAGTTGTTTTAACAGCTGTCGCAAAGCATTTCGGCCATGAAATTGAACATATGAGCCATAAAGCGAAGACACCTGAATTTGAAACGTTTGAAGCGAATTTTAACGCAGTTTCATGGACTGACAAGAGCGCGGAGTTAGGGATTTCAAAAAGTAAACCAGCACCCGCACCTGTACATACTTCTGTTCAAACCGCTTCAACTACGACGAAACGCGATGCAAATGTTGGTTGGAAAGAAATCCAAGAACACTTAGACGACCAACGTTTTTCTATCGCATTACAAAATAAGATATTCGATAAACGTGAGCTTGTACACGCGACAATTCCTATGCACGATTACTTAATGCCGCCAGTTAAACCCGACACGCCATACAACGGTGAAATGCTTGAAATTGCGATTACGCATATCCTTATGGGCGAGCATTTAATTTTAGTTGGTGATGCTGGAACCGGGAAAGACACGCTAATTAATACAGTTAGCTGGATTTTTGGTTATCCGGTAAATATCGTCGTTGGGAACAAAGACGAATCGAAGGAAACATTAATTGCTGAACCTGCTTTCATTAATAATGAGAGTACATATAAGCTAACAAACCTTACGAGAGCTAGTTTCGAGGGGGGTTTAATTAACTTTGCCGAAGTAAACTTCTTAAAAGGTGATGTGACTTCTGTATTCCACTCATTCTTTGATGATAACGGTGTAATCTCAACACCATTAGGCAGCTACAAGCTACATCCACATACATTATTCTGTGCATCGATGAACGTTGGTGAGGGCTATGAAGGGGTTCAAAAGCTTAACAAAGCATTTAAGGACCGTTTTGCCGTTCTACGTTTAACGAAAACTGCATCATTTAAAGAGCTTATTACCCGTAAAACAGGTTTAGTTGACGTTGCTGCATTAGAGTTCTTAGAAGCCATTCAAGAAGGTTTAAAAGAGCTTCATATAGAAGGACTGGCAACTGATACAGATACGCTACGCGGTTACTTTAAAGCAGCGAAATACTTCCTTACTTTCGGATATAACCAAACTTCACGCATTCGCGCGGTTGAAGCCTATATCCTTAACCGAGTTGAAGAAGTAGAAGAATATTGTGAGGCAAGAGCAGCGGTTCGTGAAGTATTTAATGATATAAAACTTCAAGACTTCCCTGTATCGCCGGACGAAATCTTATTTAATCCAGACTTAGCCAATTAG
- a CDS encoding toprim domain-containing protein yields the protein MAKISQESIDLIRNVPMVEVAQALGLPMKQIGKQIFIPCPNPDHAEGAMEHCCIETRKNIMKCFTCTDTSANNAIGFFAWHKFGKSDGVFKQSIQGIAELLKIEIYDETGKVIVAGNKDYVPSVKVVSESLQPQEPRILDAVYRAFLNLCPLRTEHHKELLERGYRQDELNLYMFRSVPTYDEWLPIYKTLMEKNYPLERVPGFSQIFQPDYYKQSKFPAHLGEAGEISTEKGVVKGKWHYVCTSMKGYFIPVFDEYGYIIRLRIRKDEGSPKYIWFSSQHNVESETNIKYLRRNGASSGAPMSIAVPPAVMKVWSKGRHITEVCPMKSLLVTEGEHKAYISSKTFGLPVVGLPGAGNYEEFLMRLQEWKYVKKLITAYDMDTCVLF from the coding sequence ATGGCGAAAATTAGTCAAGAAAGCATTGACCTAATTAGAAATGTACCAATGGTTGAAGTTGCACAAGCGTTAGGATTACCAATGAAGCAAATCGGAAAACAGATTTTTATTCCTTGTCCTAATCCTGATCACGCTGAAGGTGCTATGGAACATTGCTGCATCGAAACACGAAAGAATATCATGAAATGTTTTACTTGTACTGATACATCGGCTAATAATGCGATCGGCTTTTTTGCTTGGCATAAGTTTGGTAAGTCTGATGGTGTATTCAAGCAATCAATTCAAGGTATTGCAGAGCTTTTAAAGATTGAAATTTATGATGAAACAGGCAAAGTAATCGTTGCTGGTAATAAAGACTACGTTCCTTCTGTAAAAGTCGTGAGCGAAAGTTTACAGCCACAAGAACCACGTATTTTAGATGCTGTATATCGAGCATTTTTAAATCTGTGTCCTTTACGTACTGAACATCATAAAGAGTTATTAGAGCGCGGCTATCGTCAAGATGAATTGAATCTATATATGTTTAGATCAGTTCCAACTTATGATGAATGGCTACCAATTTACAAAACGCTCATGGAGAAAAATTATCCTCTTGAACGAGTACCAGGATTCTCTCAAATTTTTCAACCCGATTATTACAAACAGTCGAAATTCCCTGCTCATTTAGGTGAAGCGGGTGAAATTTCTACGGAAAAAGGCGTTGTTAAAGGCAAATGGCATTATGTTTGTACGAGTATGAAGGGCTATTTTATTCCTGTATTTGATGAATACGGGTATATCATTCGTTTACGTATTCGTAAAGACGAGGGATCGCCTAAATACATTTGGTTCAGTTCTCAGCACAATGTTGAAAGTGAAACCAATATTAAGTATTTAAGACGAAATGGTGCTTCAAGTGGAGCGCCAATGTCTATCGCTGTGCCTCCTGCAGTAATGAAAGTATGGTCGAAAGGGCGACACATTACAGAAGTTTGTCCTATGAAGTCATTACTCGTAACTGAGGGAGAGCATAAAGCATACATCTCGTCTAAAACATTTGGTTTACCGGTTGTGGGTCTTCCAGGAGCCGGGAACTATGAGGAATTTCTAATGAGATTGCAAGAGTGGAAATATGTTAAGAAGCTAATCACTGCTTATGACATGGATACGTGCGTTCTGTTCTAA